The Streptococcus sp. S5 genome contains a region encoding:
- a CDS encoding fructose-6-phosphate aldolase, giving the protein MEFMLDTLNINEIKKWARVLPLAGVTSNPTIAKKEGEIDFFKRIHEVREIIGEAPSIHVQVVAKDYDGILKDAAKIRQECGGNVFIKVPVTPEGLAAIKTLKSEGYKITATAIYTVFQGLLAIEAGADYLAPYYNRMENLNIDSAQVIAQLADSIEKNQSSSKILAASFKNVGQVNRAFKEGAQAITAGADVFEAAFGMPSIEKAVNDFANDWSAIHHQNII; this is encoded by the coding sequence ATGGAATTTATGCTTGATACTTTAAATATAAATGAAATAAAAAAATGGGCTCGAGTGTTACCTCTTGCTGGGGTAACCTCTAACCCAACAATTGCCAAAAAAGAAGGAGAAATCGATTTCTTTAAACGGATTCATGAGGTTCGGGAGATCATTGGTGAAGCTCCTTCTATCCATGTGCAAGTTGTTGCGAAAGATTATGACGGTATTTTAAAAGATGCTGCGAAAATTCGACAAGAATGTGGCGGAAATGTTTTTATTAAAGTTCCGGTTACTCCTGAGGGGTTGGCAGCTATCAAAACATTAAAATCAGAAGGTTATAAAATTACTGCAACCGCAATTTATACTGTATTTCAAGGTCTTTTGGCTATTGAAGCAGGCGCAGATTACCTTGCTCCCTATTATAATCGAATGGAGAACTTGAATATTGATTCAGCACAGGTAATAGCACAATTGGCAGATTCAATCGAAAAAAATCAATCATCAAGCAAAATTCTAGCAGCATCCTTTAAGAATGTCGGTCAAGTCAATCGAGCATTCAAAGAAGGGGCACAAGCCATCACTGCTGGGGCTGATGTCTTTGAAGCGGCTTTTGGAATGCCGTCAATTGAAAAAGCGGTGAATGATTTTGCAAATGATTGGTCAGCTATTCATCATCAGAATATAATTTGA
- a CDS encoding glycerol dehydrogenase, whose amino-acid sequence MRNFASPSRYIQGENALFENAKPILELGSHPVLLCDSVVYEIVGERFEKYLLRYGFTVLPVFFNGEASDNEINRVVSLAEENGCDLVIGLGGGKTIDSAKAIADLLKSPVVIAPTIASTDAPVSALSVIYTDEGAFARYIFYSKNPELVLVDSKVISQAPKRLLASGIADGLATWVEARAVMQANGKTMLGQRQTLAGVAIAQRCEETLFADGLQAMAACEAKVVTPALENIIEANTLLSGIGFESGGLAAAHAIHNGFTALTGDIHHLTHGEKVAYGTLVQLFLENRPKEELNKYIRFYQQIGMPTTLKEMHLETASYEDLLKVGQQATIEGETIHQMPFEVKASDIAQAIVAVDAYVQSLA is encoded by the coding sequence ATGAGAAATTTTGCAAGTCCGTCACGTTACATTCAAGGGGAAAATGCCTTATTTGAAAATGCAAAACCTATTTTAGAACTGGGGAGTCATCCTGTATTACTATGCGACTCAGTAGTCTATGAAATCGTAGGAGAACGATTTGAAAAATATCTCCTTCGGTATGGATTTACAGTCTTGCCAGTCTTCTTTAATGGAGAAGCTTCTGATAACGAAATCAATCGTGTGGTTAGTTTGGCAGAAGAAAATGGCTGTGATTTGGTCATTGGACTTGGTGGAGGAAAGACCATCGATAGTGCGAAAGCTATTGCCGATCTTTTAAAATCACCAGTTGTGATTGCTCCTACCATTGCCTCTACAGATGCTCCCGTTTCCGCTTTGTCAGTTATCTACACGGATGAAGGTGCCTTTGCTCGCTATATTTTCTATTCTAAAAACCCAGAATTGGTCTTGGTGGATAGCAAAGTCATCTCTCAAGCACCAAAACGTTTGCTCGCTTCTGGAATCGCAGATGGATTAGCGACTTGGGTCGAAGCGCGTGCGGTAATGCAAGCCAATGGAAAAACCATGTTGGGTCAACGACAAACCTTAGCGGGTGTCGCCATTGCACAACGTTGTGAAGAAACCTTATTTGCAGACGGTCTTCAAGCCATGGCTGCTTGTGAAGCCAAAGTCGTAACCCCTGCTCTTGAAAACATTATTGAAGCTAATACCCTTCTCAGTGGGATTGGATTTGAAAGTGGGGGATTAGCAGCTGCCCATGCCATCCATAATGGCTTTACTGCCCTTACTGGGGACATCCACCATTTGACTCATGGTGAAAAAGTAGCCTATGGAACCTTGGTTCAATTGTTCTTGGAAAACCGTCCGAAGGAAGAATTGAACAAATACATTCGTTTCTATCAACAAATCGGTATGCCAACGACTCTGAAAGAAATGCATCTTGAAACTGCAAGTTATGAAGATCTTCTCAAAGTTGGTCAACAAGCCACCATCGAAGGAGAAACCATCCATCAAATGCCATTTGAAGTGAAGGCTTCTGATATTGCCCAAGCCATCGTAGCAGTAGATGCCTATGTTCAAAGTTTGGCCTAA
- the leuS gene encoding leucine--tRNA ligase, whose translation MSFYNHKEIEPKWQKYWADHHTFKTGTDASKPKFYALDMFPYPSGAGLHVGHPEGYTATDILSRFKRAQGYNVLHPMGWDAFGLPAEQYAMDTGNDPAEFTAENIANFKRQINALGFSYDWDREVNTTDPNYYKWTQWIFTKLYEKGLAYEAEVPVNWVEELGTAIANEEVLPDGTSERGGYPVVRKPMRQWMLKITAYAERLLNDLDDLDWPESIKDMQRNWIGKSTGANVTFKVKGTDKEFTVFTTRPDTLFGATFTVLAPEHELVDAITTPEQAEAVADYKHQASLKSDLARTDLAKEKTGVWTGAYAINPVNGKEIPIWIADYVLASYGTGAVMAVPAHDERDWEFAKQFGLPIVEVLEGGNVEEAAYTEDGLHVNSDFLNGLNKEEAIAKIVSWLEEKGFGQEKVTYRLRDWLFSRQRYWGEPIPIIHWEDGTSTAVPESELPLVLPVTKDIRPSGTGESPLVNLTDWLEVTREDGVKGRRETNTMPQWAGSSWYYLRYIDPHNTEKLADEDLLKQWLPVDIYVGGAEHAVLHLLYARFWHKFLYDLGVVPTKEPFQKLFNQGMILGTSYRDHRGALVATDKVEKRDGSFFHVETGEELEQAPAKMSKSLKNVVNPDDVVEQYGADTLRVYEMFMGPLDASIAWSEEGLEGSRKFLDRVYRLITSKEIVAENNGALDKVYNETVKAVTEQIESMKFNTAIAQLMVFVNAANKENKLYVDYAKGFIQLIAPFAPHLAEELWQTVAATGESISYVAWPTWDESKLVEDEIEIVVQIKGKVRAKLMVAKDLSREELQEIALADEKVKAEIDGKDIVKVISVPNKLVNIVVK comes from the coding sequence ATGAGTTTTTACAATCATAAAGAAATCGAGCCTAAGTGGCAAAAATACTGGGCTGACCATCACACCTTTAAGACAGGAACAGATGCTTCAAAACCTAAGTTTTATGCATTGGACATGTTCCCTTACCCATCTGGAGCAGGTCTTCACGTAGGACACCCAGAAGGCTACACAGCGACTGATATCCTTAGCCGTTTCAAACGTGCGCAAGGCTACAATGTCCTTCACCCAATGGGATGGGATGCTTTTGGTTTGCCTGCTGAGCAATACGCTATGGATACAGGGAATGACCCAGCGGAATTTACAGCAGAAAACATTGCTAACTTCAAACGCCAAATCAATGCGCTTGGCTTCTCTTACGACTGGGATCGTGAAGTCAATACGACAGATCCGAACTACTACAAGTGGACGCAATGGATCTTTACTAAGCTTTACGAAAAAGGCTTGGCCTATGAAGCTGAAGTGCCAGTAAACTGGGTTGAAGAATTGGGAACAGCTATCGCTAACGAAGAAGTTCTTCCAGATGGAACCTCTGAGCGTGGTGGCTATCCAGTTGTCCGCAAACCAATGCGCCAATGGATGCTTAAAATCACTGCCTATGCGGAACGTTTGCTCAACGACTTGGATGACCTTGACTGGCCAGAGTCTATCAAGGACATGCAACGCAACTGGATTGGGAAATCAACTGGTGCTAACGTTACTTTCAAAGTAAAAGGGACTGACAAGGAATTCACCGTCTTTACAACTCGTCCGGATACCCTTTTCGGTGCGACCTTCACTGTTTTGGCTCCTGAACATGAACTAGTAGATGCCATCACAACACCTGAACAAGCTGAGGCTGTAGCGGACTACAAACACCAAGCTAGCCTTAAATCAGACTTGGCTCGTACAGACCTTGCCAAGGAAAAAACAGGGGTTTGGACTGGTGCTTATGCTATCAACCCTGTCAATGGTAAAGAAATTCCAATCTGGATTGCCGACTATGTTCTTGCTAGCTACGGAACAGGTGCTGTTATGGCTGTACCTGCCCACGATGAGCGTGACTGGGAATTTGCTAAACAGTTTGGTCTTCCAATCGTAGAAGTCTTGGAAGGTGGCAATGTTGAAGAGGCTGCTTACACAGAAGATGGCCTTCACGTCAACTCTGATTTCTTGAACGGTCTCAACAAAGAAGAAGCGATTGCTAAAATCGTGTCTTGGTTGGAAGAAAAAGGCTTTGGTCAAGAAAAGGTGACCTACCGTCTCCGCGACTGGCTCTTTAGCCGTCAACGTTACTGGGGTGAACCAATCCCAATCATTCATTGGGAAGATGGAACTTCGACAGCTGTTCCAGAAAGTGAACTTCCACTTGTCTTGCCAGTGACCAAGGACATCCGCCCTTCAGGTACTGGGGAAAGCCCATTGGTCAACTTGACAGACTGGCTGGAAGTGACTCGTGAAGATGGTGTCAAGGGTCGTCGTGAAACCAACACCATGCCACAATGGGCCGGTTCAAGCTGGTACTACCTCCGCTATATCGACCCACACAACACAGAGAAATTAGCTGATGAGGACCTCCTCAAGCAATGGTTGCCAGTCGATATCTACGTGGGTGGTGCAGAACACGCTGTGCTTCACTTGCTCTACGCTCGTTTCTGGCATAAATTCCTCTATGACCTTGGTGTTGTACCGACTAAAGAGCCATTCCAAAAACTCTTTAACCAAGGAATGATCTTAGGAACTAGCTACCGTGACCACCGTGGTGCTCTTGTGGCAACTGACAAGGTTGAAAAACGTGACGGTTCTTTCTTCCATGTGGAAACAGGGGAAGAGTTGGAGCAAGCACCAGCTAAGATGTCGAAATCTCTCAAGAACGTGGTCAACCCAGACGATGTGGTGGAACAATACGGTGCGGATACCCTTCGTGTCTATGAAATGTTCATGGGACCACTCGATGCTTCTATCGCTTGGTCTGAAGAAGGTCTGGAAGGAAGCCGTAAATTCCTTGACCGTGTATACCGTTTGATCACAAGTAAAGAAATCGTTGCGGAAAACAATGGCGCTCTAGACAAGGTTTATAACGAAACCGTTAAAGCTGTCACAGAGCAAATCGAGTCGATGAAATTCAACACAGCCATTGCTCAACTCATGGTTTTTGTCAATGCGGCTAACAAGGAAAACAAACTCTATGTGGATTACGCCAAAGGCTTTATCCAATTGATTGCTCCATTTGCGCCTCACTTGGCAGAAGAACTCTGGCAAACAGTCGCAGCAACCGGTGAGTCTATCTCTTATGTAGCTTGGCCAACATGGGACGAAAGCAAATTGGTTGAAGACGAAATCGAAATCGTCGTTCAAATCAAAGGAAAAGTCCGTGCTAAACTCATGGTCGCTAAAGACCTCTCACGCGAAGAATTGCAAGAAATCGCTCTGGCTGATGAAAAAGTCAAGGCAGAAATCGATGGCAAGGACATCGTGAAAGTGATTAGTGTACCGAACAAGCTTGTAAATATTGTTGTGAAATAA
- a CDS encoding DUF1958 domain-containing protein, translating into MESMNYVRHLHKRLKHSLLSLLVGVLTLGPISTAFADDIYQQEDVMKIAADAGLVLDDFYKPKADIVIDANTGAILYGDNIDTVRDSGSMAKLMSAYVVFRALKEGKIKYDTVVTATEADQAISENNLLSNSPIVAGVDYKVSELIKMLFVPSSSAAVIMLANAVTDNDPDKFLDLMNQYSQEMGMSHTKWHNPNGAMISVLQGYYNPQRYDVNANNEITARDMSILAYHIVNDLPEMLEYTKQAHTTIMEGTPYEQSYDNYNTSLEGGKFALKGTDGLKTGSSPTADYNYTATTKRGKQRIIEVILGVGNYDVEIAESYRNQIGNTLAEKMFADYQYKKILSAGDHTIDGKTIHLKQDFYATVKKGTKPALKLENNRLVVQNGLQQVSPSIKPGVAVSESKATTSSSKSKGFDIMWIFCFLPAGILYLIFKQTDPKRRK; encoded by the coding sequence ATGGAATCTATGAATTATGTGAGACATTTACACAAACGACTAAAACACAGCCTCTTGTCCCTCCTTGTAGGAGTCTTGACATTAGGCCCTATTTCCACTGCCTTTGCGGACGACATCTACCAGCAAGAAGATGTCATGAAAATCGCAGCTGATGCTGGACTGGTATTGGATGATTTTTACAAGCCTAAGGCTGACATCGTCATCGACGCCAATACTGGAGCTATATTGTACGGAGACAATATCGACACGGTCCGGGACTCAGGAAGCATGGCCAAACTCATGAGTGCCTATGTAGTCTTTCGGGCCCTCAAAGAAGGCAAGATCAAATATGATACCGTGGTTACAGCAACAGAGGCAGACCAAGCCATCTCGGAAAACAATCTGTTAAGTAACTCACCTATTGTAGCTGGTGTTGACTACAAAGTATCTGAATTGATCAAGATGCTCTTTGTTCCATCTTCCAGTGCGGCCGTGATTATGCTGGCCAACGCCGTTACTGACAATGATCCCGATAAGTTTTTGGACTTAATGAATCAGTACTCACAAGAAATGGGGATGAGCCATACCAAATGGCACAATCCAAATGGGGCGATGATCTCGGTCCTTCAGGGCTACTACAATCCTCAGCGCTACGACGTCAATGCCAATAACGAAATCACAGCGCGGGACATGTCTATTCTGGCTTATCACATCGTAAACGACCTGCCAGAAATGTTGGAATACACCAAGCAAGCTCATACTACGATCATGGAAGGAACCCCTTACGAGCAAAGCTACGATAATTACAACACTTCCCTCGAAGGTGGGAAATTCGCCCTTAAAGGAACAGATGGACTCAAAACTGGATCCAGCCCGACTGCTGACTACAACTACACCGCGACAACCAAGCGGGGTAAACAGCGGATTATCGAAGTGATTTTGGGGGTTGGGAACTACGATGTCGAGATCGCCGAAAGCTACCGCAATCAAATCGGGAATACCTTGGCTGAGAAAATGTTCGCAGACTACCAGTATAAAAAAATCCTCTCTGCAGGCGATCATACCATCGACGGGAAGACCATTCACTTGAAGCAAGACTTCTATGCGACCGTTAAGAAGGGGACGAAGCCAGCGCTAAAACTAGAAAATAACCGCCTAGTCGTCCAGAACGGCTTGCAACAGGTATCTCCAAGCATTAAACCGGGAGTGGCCGTCAGTGAGTCTAAAGCAACGACCTCTAGCAGTAAAAGCAAGGGATTCGATATCATGTGGATCTTCTGCTTCCTACCCGCTGGAATTTTATACCTGATCTTTAAACAAACCGATCCAAAAAGAAGAAAATAG
- a CDS encoding glycyl radical protein has protein sequence MKQVEVASTSIKTEYFGSLTERMNKYREDVLNKKPYIDAERAVLATKAYDRYKEQPNVLKRAYMLKEILENMTIYIEDESMIAGNQASSNKDAPIFPEYTLEFVLKELDLFEKRDGDVFYITEETKEQLRSIAPFWENNNLRARAGALLPEEVSVYMETGFFGMEGKMNSGDAHLAVNYQKLLQYGLKGFEERARQAKAALDLTDPASIDKYHFYDSIFIVVDAVKTYAQRFVELAKQLAETATPERKKELLEIAEICSKVPYEPASTFAEAVQSVWFIQCILQIESNGHSLSYGRFDQYMYPYVKADLESGRETEESIVERLTNLWIKTITINKVRSQAHTFSSAGSPLYQNVTIGGQTRDKKDAVNPLSYLVLKSVAQTHLPQPNLTVRYHAGLDARFMNECIEVMKLGFGMPAFNNDEIIIPSFISKGVLEEDAYDYSAIGCVETAVPGKWGYRCTGMSYMNFPKVLLITMNDGIDPASGKRFAPSFGHFKDMKSFDELQTAWDKTLRHLTRMSVIVENSIDLSLEREVPDILCSALTDDCIGRGKHLKEGGAVYDYISGLQVGIANLSDSLAAIKKLVFEEGRLTPQELWHALETDYEGERGKEIQEMLIHDAPKYGNDDDYADSLVREAYDIYVDEIAKYPNTRYGRGPIGGIRYSGTSSISANVGQGRGTLATPDGRNAGTPLAEGCSPSHNMDQHGPTSVLKSVSKLPTDEIVGGVLLNQKVNPQTLAKEEDKLKLIALLRTFFNRLHGYHIQYNVVSRETLLDAQKHPEKHRDLIVRVAGYSAFFNVLSRATQDDIIGRTEHTL, from the coding sequence ATGAAACAAGTAGAAGTAGCAAGTACAAGCATTAAAACAGAATATTTTGGAAGCCTCACTGAACGCATGAATAAGTATCGTGAAGATGTCTTAAACAAGAAGCCTTATATCGACGCTGAACGTGCCGTTCTTGCAACTAAGGCATATGATCGTTATAAGGAACAACCAAATGTTCTTAAACGTGCCTATATGTTGAAAGAGATTCTTGAAAATATGACAATCTATATTGAGGATGAATCCATGATTGCTGGAAACCAAGCATCCTCTAATAAAGATGCTCCGATCTTCCCAGAATATACTTTAGAGTTCGTTCTGAAGGAATTGGATCTTTTTGAAAAGCGGGATGGTGACGTCTTCTATATTACGGAAGAAACGAAAGAGCAGCTCCGTAGTATCGCACCGTTCTGGGAAAATAATAACTTACGTGCAAGAGCTGGAGCTCTTCTACCTGAAGAAGTATCTGTCTATATGGAAACAGGATTCTTCGGTATGGAAGGGAAGATGAATTCAGGAGATGCCCACTTAGCAGTCAATTATCAAAAATTATTGCAATATGGCTTGAAAGGTTTTGAAGAAAGAGCCCGCCAAGCTAAAGCAGCCCTAGATCTAACGGATCCAGCTAGCATTGATAAGTACCATTTTTACGATTCTATCTTTATCGTAGTTGATGCTGTTAAGACCTATGCTCAACGATTTGTTGAACTTGCTAAACAACTTGCTGAGACAGCAACTCCTGAACGTAAGAAGGAATTGCTTGAAATTGCAGAGATTTGCTCAAAAGTTCCATACGAGCCTGCAAGTACATTTGCAGAGGCTGTTCAGTCTGTTTGGTTTATCCAATGTATTCTTCAGATTGAATCAAATGGACACTCACTTTCATATGGCCGTTTTGACCAATATATGTATCCATACGTTAAAGCTGATTTGGAAAGTGGACGGGAAACTGAAGAGAGTATTGTTGAACGCTTGACCAACCTTTGGATTAAGACTATTACAATTAACAAAGTACGTAGTCAAGCACATACCTTCTCATCTGCAGGTAGTCCGCTTTATCAAAATGTTACGATTGGTGGTCAAACGCGTGATAAGAAAGACGCTGTTAACCCATTGTCTTATTTAGTGTTGAAGTCTGTTGCTCAAACTCACCTTCCTCAACCAAACTTAACTGTTCGTTACCATGCTGGTTTGGATGCCCGCTTCATGAACGAATGTATTGAAGTTATGAAGCTCGGATTCGGTATGCCTGCTTTCAATAATGATGAGATCATTATTCCATCCTTTATTTCAAAAGGCGTGCTTGAAGAAGATGCTTATGATTACAGTGCAATTGGTTGTGTAGAAACAGCTGTTCCAGGTAAGTGGGGATATCGCTGTACAGGTATGAGTTATATGAACTTCCCTAAAGTTTTGCTCATTACGATGAATGACGGAATCGATCCTGCTTCTGGCAAGCGCTTTGCACCAAGCTTTGGTCATTTTAAAGACATGAAGAGCTTCGATGAATTGCAAACAGCATGGGACAAGACCTTACGCCACTTAACCCGCATGAGTGTGATCGTAGAAAACTCTATCGACCTATCTCTTGAAAGAGAAGTGCCAGATATCCTCTGTTCAGCTTTGACAGATGACTGTATTGGACGTGGAAAACACCTAAAAGAAGGTGGGGCTGTATACGATTATATTTCTGGTTTACAAGTGGGTATTGCAAACTTATCCGATTCGCTTGCAGCGATCAAGAAACTGGTATTTGAAGAAGGGCGCTTAACACCACAAGAACTATGGCATGCTCTGGAAACCGATTACGAGGGCGAACGTGGAAAAGAAATCCAAGAGATGCTTATCCATGATGCACCGAAGTATGGAAACGATGATGACTATGCAGACAGCTTAGTTCGAGAAGCATACGATATTTATGTGGATGAAATTGCTAAATATCCAAATACTCGCTATGGACGTGGGCCAATCGGTGGTATCCGTTACTCAGGTACATCTTCTATTTCAGCCAATGTAGGACAAGGTCGTGGAACATTAGCTACTCCGGACGGTCGTAATGCTGGAACTCCACTAGCAGAAGGATGCTCTCCATCCCACAATATGGACCAACATGGCCCAACATCTGTTCTAAAATCAGTTTCTAAATTGCCAACAGATGAAATAGTTGGTGGTGTTTTACTGAACCAAAAAGTAAACCCACAAACTTTAGCCAAAGAAGAAGATAAATTAAAACTTATTGCTTTACTCCGTACGTTCTTTAATCGTCTACATGGATACCATATTCAATATAATGTGGTTTCTAGAGAAACGTTATTAGATGCTCAAAAACATCCGGAAAAACACCGTGACTTAATTGTACGTGTTGCAGGCTACTCAGCTTTCTTCAATGTACTATCAAGAGCTACACAAGATGATATTATTGGACGGACAGAGCATACTCTATAG
- a CDS encoding peptide ABC transporter substrate-binding protein → MNKGKVLLATSALLLSAGVLAACSGGKSSSSGGQTFSYVYTQDPDTLDYSISNKKSTSEFTGNAIDGLLEVDKYGNLIPSLAKDWTVSKDGLTYTYKLRKGVKWMTSEGEEYGEVKAQDFVTGLKHAADKKSQAIYLVQKSVKGLDDYVSGKTTDFSTVGVKAIDDYTVQYTLSQPESFWNSKTTMGILMPVNGEFLKSKGDNYGQGTSPSSILYCGPYLIKSITSKSSAILEKNPTYWDADNVKISKVKLTYYDGQDSESLIRGFDNGDYTVARVFPNGSNYKSVEKKHKDDIVFTDQGSSTYNLSFNIDRQAYEITKKTTDAQKTSTKKAILNKDFRQAIMFAFNRKAYVAQTNGEAGANKVIRNTFTPPNFVQIDGKQFGDAVEKDLEAYGDEWKGVSVADGKDTLYNPNKAKEEFAKAKADLQSQGVEFPIHLDLPTSSTYTEGIKQAQSFKQSVESTLGAENIVIDLNIISEDDLQRVTYFAESASQQDWDLNNNLGWSPDYTDPSSYIDITSGKSGENANSYFGFDAGTDNAAAKAAGFDKYDQLIEDAHNETKDVNKRYEKYAAAQAWLTDSALLIPIHSDGASPVVRKTVPYSAAFAWTGHKGQSFNYKYLEVQDKVVSAKDYDKARDQWKKEKEKSNKKAQEELEKHVK, encoded by the coding sequence ATGAACAAAGGGAAGGTACTCTTAGCTACCAGCGCTCTGCTTTTATCAGCTGGTGTACTGGCAGCCTGCTCAGGAGGGAAATCTAGTAGCTCTGGTGGTCAGACATTTAGCTATGTCTATACCCAGGATCCGGATACCTTAGACTACTCGATTTCCAATAAAAAATCGACTTCTGAGTTTACAGGAAATGCGATAGATGGCTTGTTGGAAGTGGACAAGTACGGGAACTTGATCCCATCGCTTGCTAAAGACTGGACGGTTTCCAAGGATGGCTTGACCTATACTTATAAACTCCGTAAAGGGGTCAAATGGATGACTTCTGAAGGGGAAGAATATGGAGAAGTCAAGGCCCAAGACTTTGTCACAGGTCTCAAGCACGCAGCAGACAAGAAATCACAAGCAATTTACTTGGTCCAAAAATCTGTCAAAGGCTTGGATGATTATGTTTCAGGGAAGACAACTGATTTTTCAACAGTTGGTGTAAAAGCTATTGACGATTACACCGTTCAATATACCCTGAGCCAACCAGAAAGTTTCTGGAATTCTAAGACTACGATGGGGATCTTGATGCCGGTTAATGGAGAATTCCTGAAATCTAAGGGAGATAACTATGGTCAAGGGACCTCTCCGTCTAGTATCCTATACTGCGGTCCTTATTTGATCAAATCCATCACTTCTAAATCTTCTGCGATATTGGAAAAGAACCCAACATACTGGGATGCGGATAATGTTAAGATCAGTAAAGTGAAGCTGACCTATTATGATGGACAAGACTCCGAGTCTCTGATCCGTGGATTTGATAACGGCGACTATACAGTTGCTCGTGTCTTCCCAAATGGCTCTAACTATAAGAGTGTAGAGAAGAAGCACAAAGACGATATCGTCTTTACTGACCAAGGTTCCTCAACCTATAACCTTTCCTTCAACATTGACCGTCAGGCTTATGAAATCACAAAGAAGACCACGGATGCTCAAAAGACTTCAACTAAGAAAGCAATCTTAAATAAGGACTTCCGTCAAGCCATTATGTTTGCCTTTAACCGCAAGGCTTATGTAGCGCAAACTAACGGGGAAGCGGGTGCCAATAAGGTGATCCGTAATACCTTTACGCCACCAAACTTTGTCCAAATCGATGGCAAACAATTTGGTGATGCAGTAGAAAAAGACTTGGAAGCTTATGGGGATGAATGGAAAGGGGTCTCTGTCGCAGATGGAAAAGACACCCTCTACAATCCAAACAAGGCCAAAGAAGAGTTTGCCAAAGCCAAGGCAGACTTGCAGTCTCAAGGAGTTGAATTCCCAATTCATTTGGACCTTCCAACTTCTTCTACTTATACGGAAGGAATTAAACAGGCCCAATCCTTTAAACAGTCGGTTGAATCTACACTGGGAGCAGAAAATATTGTAATTGATTTGAATATAATTTCTGAGGATGATCTGCAACGGGTTACCTACTTTGCTGAAAGTGCTTCGCAACAAGACTGGGATTTGAACAATAACTTGGGTTGGAGTCCAGACTATACGGACCCATCTTCTTACATCGACATCACTAGTGGTAAATCCGGCGAAAACGCCAATTCTTACTTTGGATTCGATGCTGGTACGGATAATGCAGCCGCAAAAGCAGCTGGTTTTGATAAATACGATCAATTGATCGAAGATGCGCACAATGAAACCAAAGATGTGAACAAGCGTTACGAAAAATATGCTGCCGCTCAAGCTTGGTTGACCGATAGTGCCCTCTTGATTCCGATCCATTCAGATGGAGCTTCTCCAGTCGTTCGTAAGACTGTACCATACTCTGCAGCCTTTGCTTGGACAGGCCACAAGGGTCAATCCTTCAACTATAAATATTTAGAAGTTCAAGACAAGGTCGTATCGGCTAAAGACTACGACAAAGCGCGTGATCAATGGAAGAAAGAAAAAGAAAAATCCAATAAAAAAGCGCAAGAAGAACTTGAAAAGCATGTGAAATAG